Part of the Actinomycetota bacterium genome, TCTCGGCTCACGACGAGGAACGGCCGGCCCTTCTCGTCCGGTGTCTCACCCCACCAGACCTCGCCTCTGCCTACCACCACTTCTCCCAGGGCTCATCGTCGATCGCCTGCTTCGCTAGGCGGCTCGCCTCGACCAACTCGGTCTCGGCCTCGGGGGCCCGTCGATAGCCGTTGGCGTACGCCTCCTCCAGCGCATCGCGTCGCTTCTGCGAAACGACGAGCTCGACGGCGCGCCGAACCGCCGACGAGCGGCTCGGAAACAGCCCCTGGGCGACCAGCTCGTCGAGCTCGCGCACCAGCCCATCCGGCAGTTTCACGGCGATCTGCGTCATACCGCAAGTATACCCACACGCATTACCTATCGCCTGGGACGTCAGTTCCCCCTGGCAGGAAATGGCGCTTGGGGGGCTCGTCAAGCT contains:
- a CDS encoding ribbon-helix-helix domain-containing protein; its protein translation is MTQIAVKLPDGLVRELDELVAQGLFPSRSSAVRRAVELVVSQKRRDALEEAYANGYRRAPEAETELVEASRLAKQAIDDEPWEKWW